In one window of Hymenobacter nivis DNA:
- a CDS encoding translocation/assembly module TamB domain-containing protein, with amino-acid sequence MLLLLVVVVVALQFPATQDFVARRAESYLQGKLNTAVRIGKFRTDFRHAINLDDVYLADQKNDTLLAVGHLGVSIDIFALARKQVSISAVELNDGRVRLTRTAPDSVNNYDFIIKAFTDPTAPVDTTSSSLKYDIGKVQLTNIYFTQNDQITGSDVRARLGALAVTMDEVNVNKSIYKVDEATLRRASILINQTKTAPEVDNPAPTKPLTLQFGLNHAVLDSVSFVYKNGASAQFIDTRIGLADVTAKRIDLQKERVDLTKLTLKNTHFAYAQNAQTPVADRVVNPAEAVRKINEAATKNQQAQAPASAPLSWRVTLGESDISGLDVAFDNFNEPKQKTKLPALDYNHLHFTDLVLNTHNLAYSANRTTAQVDNLAGKEQSGFRIDSWRANVIYDSVQVRLDSLDLITPHTRIRRTLAIGFQSLSGLSDPRQLAKMRVEGDLRNVRLGFRDILYLAPSLADTPPFNTGPTQSLLISGLVNGRVDDLTIRNLDAVALRGTVLKARRARITGLPNVDGRLYTDFDIQQFSTTRADILSLAPKGSIPATINVPPTLSLSGTFRGRPTTLQFATNLQLNTTYGALAFNGNLGAAQANGKQPLVGTFAVKNFDFGQLLKNPQLGRVTASGRINATGNLQDPATLIGRVNATVQSARYNGYNYRGITTTVDIDRNKYTIQASSRQDPNLAFDLNGVVNLRNSNNPVYAFNVGLKSLNLKALGLYNGDLRLQGNLKADLSGSSLNTIQGTFSGTNVVVVRDNQPFAFKTLEGRIIQTATRTAVNFDSDLFAAQLDGNVHLGDLAPELQQHLARYLKLPGVRYVATGADRHFTYSLELKDPKLATKLVAGLKEISPFTLAGEYSRPQAKLTATTSIPVIRYQNYRIDSLNLNVGSNARKLDYALRLAKAAQDTTIKLRRPAVVGSIADNKVFARASILGDSANRERLALAGTLQTLDAPARRGQAAGAVVYQFEAAPAQILNYENWTAGAGNFVRYYPSGAVVADKLNLTNGQSTLAVQSKNPAQPTSPLNVTFTNFDLAELAKVVQQQDSLVAGTLNGTAELHGLGTPRLAFVADATVKGLVFQKANLGDLTLRATNPSADRYDVDARLTGGVPGGAPNDVRLAGYYLTTPNSPSPLNFTLTAQRLNLKLVEPFSVGQVRKATGALTGALAVTGTPKAPIVRGRLVTTDDASFVVPQLGAPYRLPGQALAFDAEGIKFDNFTVLDSASNKAVANGYLRTKNFIDYVFDLRAVTNNFVAVNNTRKDNQLFYGRLVLDSDTRITGPLSLIAVNTKVTIVDGSRLTVESPTDAPATVARDGIVKFVDKRARLDTSLARKVRLDTVQTGATGYRITAQVTVTNRTPFTIVIDPVSGDNLEVRANGTLDTEIDPAGTITLSGRLTVARGKYHLSLYDLATRDFIIRRGSTISWSGDPYNADLNITAVYKVKAPPAELIASQGADDPGTASIARNPLPFSVLLNVTDQLSKPTIGFDITLPEDQRGALGGQVETRLAALRQPNQSSELSKQVFSLLILGRFVAQNPFQSSSGEGFVASQLRGSASAVLTDQLQSLTGKYLSGLGLDLGVTNQATYGTDGSQGSRTDLNVAVRRQLLNNRLTVRVGTDIALSGGNGTQSTQGQNSPSNLVGDVSLEYSLLRDGRLRLRAYRQNGYEDIDGPIVRTGAALVFQRDYDNLGDLFAKVSAPIKQRRKESRQQEKIGRKAERDSVKTTPPQADSSRVK; translated from the coding sequence GTGCTATTGCTGCTCGTTGTGGTGGTGGTGGCGCTCCAGTTCCCGGCCACCCAGGATTTTGTGGCCCGGCGGGCCGAAAGCTACCTGCAAGGCAAGCTGAACACCGCCGTACGCATTGGAAAATTCCGCACCGACTTCCGCCACGCCATCAATCTGGACGACGTGTACTTGGCCGACCAGAAAAACGATACGCTGCTGGCGGTGGGCCACTTGGGCGTGAGCATTGACATTTTTGCGCTGGCCAGGAAGCAGGTGAGCATCAGCGCCGTGGAGCTGAACGACGGCCGGGTGCGCCTCACCCGCACCGCCCCCGACTCGGTGAACAACTACGACTTCATCATCAAGGCCTTTACCGACCCGACGGCCCCGGTAGACACCACCTCGTCGAGCCTGAAGTACGACATCGGCAAGGTGCAGCTCACCAATATTTACTTTACTCAAAACGACCAGATTACGGGCTCGGACGTGCGGGCTCGGCTGGGGGCCCTGGCCGTAACCATGGACGAGGTGAACGTCAACAAATCCATTTACAAGGTGGACGAGGCTACGCTGCGGCGGGCGTCCATCCTCATTAACCAAACCAAGACGGCCCCGGAAGTGGACAACCCCGCTCCCACCAAGCCCCTCACTTTGCAGTTTGGCCTGAACCACGCCGTGCTCGACAGCGTGAGCTTTGTGTATAAAAACGGGGCCTCGGCGCAATTTATTGATACCCGCATTGGGCTGGCCGACGTGACGGCCAAGCGCATCGACCTGCAAAAGGAGCGCGTGGACCTGACCAAGCTCACGCTGAAAAACACGCACTTCGCCTATGCCCAAAACGCCCAAACGCCCGTGGCGGACCGCGTAGTGAACCCAGCCGAGGCGGTGCGTAAAATCAACGAGGCCGCCACCAAAAACCAGCAAGCCCAGGCGCCCGCCAGCGCCCCGCTGAGCTGGCGCGTGACGCTGGGCGAGTCCGACATCAGCGGCCTGGACGTGGCGTTCGACAACTTTAACGAACCCAAGCAGAAGACCAAGCTGCCGGCCCTGGACTACAACCACCTGCACTTCACGGACCTGGTGCTGAACACCCACAACCTGGCGTATTCGGCCAACCGCACCACGGCCCAGGTGGACAACCTGGCGGGCAAGGAGCAGAGTGGCTTCCGCATCGACTCGTGGCGCGCCAACGTTATCTACGACTCGGTGCAGGTGCGCCTGGACAGCCTCGACCTGATTACGCCGCACACCCGCATCCGGCGCACGCTAGCCATTGGCTTCCAGAGCCTAAGCGGGCTGAGCGACCCCAGGCAGCTAGCCAAGATGCGCGTGGAAGGCGATTTGCGTAATGTCCGTTTAGGCTTCCGCGACATCCTGTACCTGGCGCCGAGCCTGGCCGATACGCCGCCCTTCAACACGGGGCCCACCCAGTCGCTGCTCATCAGCGGGCTGGTGAACGGGCGGGTGGACGACCTCACGATTCGCAACCTCGACGCGGTGGCCCTGCGCGGCACCGTGCTGAAGGCGCGGCGGGCCCGCATCACCGGCCTGCCCAACGTGGACGGGCGGCTGTACACCGACTTTGACATTCAGCAGTTTAGCACCACGCGGGCCGATATTCTGAGCCTGGCGCCGAAGGGCAGCATCCCGGCCACCATCAACGTACCCCCTACCCTGTCGCTGAGCGGCACCTTCCGGGGCCGGCCCACCACACTGCAATTCGCCACCAACCTGCAGCTGAACACTACCTACGGGGCCCTGGCGTTCAACGGCAACCTGGGCGCGGCGCAGGCCAACGGCAAACAGCCGCTGGTGGGCACGTTCGCGGTGAAGAACTTCGACTTTGGCCAGCTGCTGAAAAACCCGCAGCTGGGGCGCGTCACGGCCTCGGGGCGCATCAACGCGACCGGCAACCTGCAGGACCCCGCCACGCTGATAGGCCGCGTGAACGCCACCGTGCAGAGCGCCCGCTACAACGGCTACAACTACCGCGGCATTACTACCACGGTGGACATCGACCGCAACAAATACACCATCCAAGCCAGCAGCCGGCAGGATCCCAACCTGGCCTTCGACCTGAACGGCGTGGTGAACCTGCGCAACAGCAACAACCCGGTTTACGCCTTCAACGTGGGCCTGAAAAGCTTGAACCTGAAGGCTTTGGGCCTGTACAACGGCGACCTGCGCCTGCAAGGCAACCTGAAAGCTGACCTGAGCGGCAGCAGCCTGAACACGATTCAGGGCACGTTTAGCGGCACCAACGTGGTGGTGGTGCGTGACAACCAGCCGTTTGCGTTCAAAACCCTGGAGGGCCGCATCATTCAGACGGCCACGCGCACGGCGGTGAACTTTGACTCCGACCTGTTTGCGGCCCAGCTTGATGGCAACGTGCACCTGGGCGACCTGGCCCCCGAGCTGCAGCAGCACCTGGCGCGCTACCTCAAGCTGCCCGGCGTGCGCTACGTGGCCACCGGTGCCGACCGCCACTTTACCTACTCGTTGGAGCTGAAAGACCCCAAGCTGGCCACCAAGCTGGTGGCGGGCCTGAAGGAGATTTCGCCCTTCACGCTGGCCGGCGAGTACAGCCGCCCCCAGGCCAAGCTGACGGCCACCACCAGCATCCCCGTCATCCGTTACCAGAACTACCGGATTGATTCGCTGAACCTGAACGTGGGCTCGAACGCCCGGAAGCTGGACTATGCCCTGCGCCTGGCCAAAGCGGCCCAGGATACCACCATTAAGCTGCGCCGGCCCGCCGTGGTGGGCAGCATTGCCGATAACAAGGTGTTTGCCCGCGCCTCTATCCTCGGTGACTCGGCCAACCGCGAGCGGCTGGCGCTGGCCGGCACCCTGCAAACCCTGGATGCGCCGGCCCGCCGTGGGCAGGCTGCGGGGGCCGTGGTGTACCAGTTTGAGGCCGCGCCCGCGCAGATTCTGAACTACGAGAACTGGACGGCGGGCGCGGGCAACTTCGTGCGCTACTACCCCAGCGGCGCCGTGGTGGCCGACAAGCTCAACCTGACCAACGGCCAGAGCACGCTGGCCGTGCAGAGCAAAAACCCCGCCCAGCCTACCTCGCCGCTGAACGTCACGTTCACCAACTTCGACCTGGCCGAGTTGGCCAAGGTGGTGCAGCAGCAGGATTCGCTGGTGGCTGGCACCCTGAATGGTACGGCCGAGCTGCACGGGCTGGGTACGCCGCGCCTGGCCTTCGTGGCCGACGCCACCGTGAAGGGCCTCGTGTTTCAGAAAGCCAACCTGGGCGACCTGACCCTGCGCGCCACCAACCCCAGCGCCGACCGCTACGACGTGGACGCCCGCCTCACCGGCGGCGTGCCCGGCGGGGCTCCCAACGACGTGCGCCTGGCCGGCTACTACCTCACCACGCCCAACAGCCCCAGCCCGCTCAACTTCACCCTCACCGCCCAGCGCCTCAACCTGAAGCTGGTGGAGCCGTTCTCGGTCGGGCAGGTTCGCAAAGCCACCGGGGCCCTCACCGGCGCGCTGGCGGTGACGGGCACGCCCAAAGCGCCCATCGTGCGCGGCCGCCTGGTGACTACCGACGACGCCAGCTTCGTGGTGCCGCAGCTGGGGGCCCCCTACCGCCTGCCCGGCCAGGCGCTGGCCTTTGACGCCGAGGGCATCAAGTTCGACAACTTCACGGTGCTCGATTCGGCCTCGAACAAGGCGGTGGCCAACGGCTACCTGCGCACCAAGAACTTCATCGACTATGTGTTCGACCTGCGGGCCGTGACCAACAACTTCGTGGCCGTGAACAACACGCGCAAAGACAACCAACTCTTCTACGGCCGGTTAGTGCTCGATTCGGACACCCGCATCACGGGGCCCCTGTCGCTGATTGCCGTGAACACGAAGGTGACCATCGTGGACGGCTCGCGCCTCACGGTGGAATCGCCGACCGACGCCCCGGCCACAGTAGCCCGCGATGGCATCGTGAAATTTGTGGACAAGCGCGCCCGCCTCGACACCTCACTGGCCCGCAAGGTGCGCTTAGATACGGTGCAAACCGGGGCTACGGGCTACCGCATCACGGCCCAGGTAACGGTGACGAACCGTACGCCCTTCACCATCGTCATCGACCCGGTGAGTGGCGACAACCTGGAGGTGCGCGCCAACGGCACCCTCGACACCGAGATTGACCCGGCCGGCACCATCACCCTGAGCGGGCGCCTGACCGTGGCGCGCGGCAAGTACCACTTGTCGCTCTACGACCTGGCCACGCGCGACTTTATCATCCGCCGGGGCTCGACCATTAGCTGGAGCGGCGACCCTTACAATGCCGACCTCAACATCACGGCCGTGTATAAAGTAAAAGCCCCACCGGCGGAGCTGATTGCCAGCCAGGGCGCCGACGACCCCGGCACCGCCAGCATCGCCCGCAACCCACTGCCGTTTAGCGTGCTGCTGAATGTTACCGACCAGCTCAGCAAGCCCACCATTGGCTTCGACATCACGCTGCCCGAAGACCAGCGGGGGGCCCTGGGTGGGCAGGTGGAAACCCGTTTGGCGGCCCTGCGCCAGCCTAACCAGTCCTCGGAGCTGAGCAAGCAGGTGTTTTCGCTGCTGATTCTGGGCCGGTTCGTGGCCCAGAACCCGTTCCAGAGCAGCAGCGGCGAGGGCTTCGTGGCCTCGCAGCTGCGCGGCTCGGCCAGCGCTGTGCTCACCGACCAGCTCCAGAGCCTCACCGGCAAGTACCTCTCCGGCCTGGGCCTCGACCTGGGCGTGACCAACCAGGCCACCTACGGCACCGACGGTAGCCAAGGCAGCCGCACCGACCTGAACGTGGCCGTGCGCCGCCAGCTGCTCAACAACCGCCTCACCGTGCGCGTGGGCACCGACATCGCCCTCTCGGGCGGCAACGGCACGCAGTCCACCCAAGGCCAGAACAGCCCCAGTAACCTGGTGGGCGACGTGAGCCTGGAGTATTCCCTGCTGCGCGATGGCCGCCTGCGCCTGCGCGCCTACCGCCAGAACGGCTACGAGGACATCGACGGCCCCATTGTGCGCACCGGGGCGGCCTTGGTGTTCCAGCGCGACTACGACAACCTCGGCGACTTGTTTGCCAAGGTGAGCGCCCCCATAAAGCAGCGGCGCAAGGAAAGCCGCCAGCAGGAGAAAATTGGCCGCAAAGCCGAGCGCGACTCGGTGAAAACCACGCCCCCCCAGGCCGATAGCAGCCGTGTGAAATGA
- a CDS encoding 4-alpha-glucanotransferase: MTIQFSLPYRTAWGQRLAVCGAGPALGDWQAAAASLMNYDEVAGRWYLDVELPAGLLSYKYVLLAADGAPTWEARANRTLVLAGPAQRLLLADYWHAPAVPENELFTAAFTKALFRRPAAGAPVKAAKGKKKPGPPAPAGAGPPPGSVVLRLANPRVAPHLGLCVLGSDPALGAWDNRQCLVLSDADYPTWAATVQLQNPGEDCVYKYAIWDAAAGHALDMEGGENRIIPATGDAAAVRVFNDEDYRQATAWRGAGVALPVFAMRSESGLGVGEFADLKLLTDWAVQTGLQLVQVLPINDTVATHTWVDSYPYAAISVYALHPQFLHLEGIAPLKSKKDAAELARLKQELNAKDFVDYEPVMAAKWKFLRLLYQQEKKAFLADADYRQFLAEQGPWLAPYAAFSALRDRFGTADFTQWPAGFRTPPDLGALTAETAADYDDFGLFFFLQFHLDKQLRDAVAYARSRGVVLKGDLPIGIYRHSVEAWTQPELFHMDQQAGAPPDDFSTTGQNWRFPTYNWPRMAEDGYAWWQQRLGHLGRYFDALRIDHILGFFRIWEMPADSVEGLLGHFSPALPLHRHEIEQRLGWFDYGRLCEPYIRWHVLEAIFGQEAQGVFEEYLDDAGYGTCRFKAGLGTQRALETYVQGKIATEPQHADYFNWLLPNLYQLVNEVLFVPAATADFYHPRITLNKTWSFRGLDGDEARRRLYDDIYVDFFFHRHEEFWRQQGLTKLPAVRYATDLLICGEDLGMVPASVPGVMKQLGILGLNIQRMPATPGLEFSHPYDAPYLSVVTTSSHDMSTLRSWWQENRVATQRYFETLLGHWREVAPYYCEPWVVREIVVQHLQSPAMWAILPLQDYLGMDGHLRRADPAAEQINVPSNPAHFWKYRLHLPLEELVDAVGFNEPLRALVQDSGRG; encoded by the coding sequence ATGACCATACAATTCTCGCTTCCGTACCGCACGGCCTGGGGCCAGCGCCTGGCCGTGTGCGGCGCCGGCCCCGCCCTGGGCGACTGGCAAGCCGCCGCTGCCTCCCTCATGAACTACGACGAAGTGGCCGGCCGCTGGTACCTCGACGTGGAGCTGCCCGCCGGTCTGCTCTCCTATAAGTACGTGCTGCTCGCCGCCGACGGGGCCCCCACCTGGGAGGCCCGGGCCAACCGCACGCTGGTGCTGGCCGGCCCCGCCCAGCGCCTGCTGCTGGCCGACTACTGGCACGCCCCCGCCGTGCCCGAAAACGAGCTGTTCACGGCCGCCTTCACCAAGGCGCTGTTCCGCCGCCCCGCCGCCGGGGCCCCCGTCAAAGCTGCCAAGGGTAAAAAGAAGCCGGGGCCCCCAGCGCCCGCCGGCGCGGGGCCCCCACCAGGCAGCGTAGTGCTGCGCCTGGCCAACCCGCGCGTGGCCCCGCACCTGGGCCTGTGCGTGCTGGGCTCCGACCCGGCCCTGGGAGCCTGGGACAACCGCCAGTGCCTGGTACTGTCCGATGCCGACTACCCCACCTGGGCCGCCACCGTGCAGCTGCAAAACCCCGGCGAAGACTGCGTCTATAAGTACGCCATCTGGGATGCCGCCGCTGGCCACGCCCTCGACATGGAAGGCGGCGAAAACCGCATCATTCCCGCCACTGGCGACGCGGCGGCCGTGCGCGTGTTCAACGACGAGGATTACCGGCAGGCCACCGCGTGGCGCGGGGCCGGCGTGGCGCTGCCTGTGTTTGCCATGCGCAGTGAAAGCGGCCTGGGCGTGGGCGAGTTCGCTGACCTGAAGCTGCTGACCGACTGGGCCGTGCAAACCGGTTTGCAGCTGGTGCAGGTGCTGCCCATCAACGATACAGTGGCCACCCACACCTGGGTCGATTCGTACCCCTACGCTGCTATTTCGGTGTACGCACTGCATCCGCAATTTCTTCACCTCGAAGGTATTGCGCCGCTGAAAAGCAAAAAAGACGCCGCCGAGCTGGCCCGCCTTAAGCAGGAACTGAACGCTAAGGACTTCGTGGACTACGAGCCGGTAATGGCCGCCAAGTGGAAATTCCTGCGCCTCCTGTATCAGCAGGAGAAGAAGGCCTTCCTGGCCGACGCCGACTACCGGCAGTTCTTGGCCGAGCAGGGGCCCTGGCTGGCGCCCTACGCCGCCTTCTCGGCCCTGCGCGACCGGTTCGGCACTGCCGACTTCACCCAGTGGCCGGCCGGGTTCCGCACCCCGCCCGACCTGGGGGCCCTCACCGCCGAAACCGCGGCCGACTACGACGACTTCGGCCTGTTTTTCTTCCTGCAATTCCACCTCGATAAGCAGTTGCGCGACGCCGTGGCCTACGCCCGCAGCCGGGGCGTGGTGCTGAAGGGCGACCTACCCATCGGCATCTACCGCCACTCGGTGGAGGCCTGGACGCAGCCCGAGCTCTTCCATATGGATCAGCAGGCCGGGGCCCCGCCCGACGACTTTTCGACCACCGGCCAGAACTGGCGCTTCCCCACCTACAACTGGCCGCGCATGGCCGAGGACGGTTACGCCTGGTGGCAGCAGCGCCTCGGCCACCTTGGCCGCTACTTCGACGCCCTGCGCATCGACCACATCCTGGGCTTCTTCCGCATCTGGGAAATGCCCGCGGATTCAGTCGAGGGCCTGCTGGGGCATTTTTCGCCCGCCCTGCCCCTGCACCGCCACGAGATTGAGCAGCGCCTGGGCTGGTTCGACTACGGCCGCCTCTGCGAGCCCTACATCCGCTGGCACGTGCTGGAGGCCATTTTCGGCCAGGAAGCTCAGGGCGTGTTCGAGGAATACCTCGACGACGCCGGCTACGGCACCTGCCGCTTTAAGGCCGGCCTGGGCACCCAGCGCGCGCTGGAAACCTACGTGCAGGGTAAAATTGCCACCGAACCCCAGCACGCCGACTACTTCAACTGGCTGCTGCCCAACTTATACCAGCTAGTGAACGAGGTGCTGTTCGTGCCCGCCGCCACGGCCGACTTCTACCACCCGCGCATCACGCTCAATAAAACCTGGTCGTTCCGCGGGCTGGACGGCGACGAGGCCCGCCGCCGGCTCTACGACGACATTTACGTGGACTTTTTCTTCCATCGCCACGAGGAGTTCTGGCGCCAGCAGGGCCTCACCAAGCTGCCGGCCGTGCGCTACGCCACCGACCTGCTCATCTGCGGCGAAGACCTGGGCATGGTGCCCGCCTCGGTGCCCGGCGTGATGAAGCAGCTCGGCATCCTGGGCCTGAACATTCAGCGCATGCCCGCCACGCCCGGCCTCGAATTCAGCCACCCCTACGACGCGCCCTACCTGAGCGTTGTTACGACCAGTAGCCACGACATGAGCACCTTGCGCAGCTGGTGGCAGGAAAACCGCGTGGCCACCCAGCGCTACTTCGAGACGCTGCTGGGCCACTGGCGCGAGGTGGCCCCGTATTACTGCGAGCCCTGGGTGGTGCGCGAAATTGTGGTGCAGCACCTGCAATCGCCGGCCATGTGGGCCATCCTGCCCCTGCAAGACTACCTGGGCATGGACGGCCACCTGCGCCGCGCCGACCCCGCCGCTGAGCAAATCAACGTGCCCAGCAACCCCGCCCACTTCTGGAAGTACCGCCTCCACCTGCCCCTCGAAGAGCTGGTGGACGCCGTGGGCTTCAACGAGCCGCTGCGGGCCCTGGTGCAGGACAGCGGGCGCGGGTAG